CTCACCTTCTTTTGCCGTGCCTGATGACATGGCATATGATTTTGCTTTTCTCTGCACCACAACTGAATTTGTTTTGCTTTGTGAGCTTGACTCTGCCTGCTTTCATTTACACACGTGGCATGGGGCAGTcaattttcattttcttttcaaGACTTgtttgttgcaaaaaaaaaaaaatccacaaatgaCAAACGGGTAACTTAAAAATATTCTGTTTCTGTCAGGTTTCAAACCACTACGTTTTGTGGTTGTATTTTAGGCTCCACTCCAGCCCAGTACGTAAATCATCACACGCTGAAAGAAGACCTTAGGGATAATCAGGGATAAAGAACCTTGGCAGAATGAGGTTGAATGAGGTCTCTTGTATCCAGCTTCTtctcttaggggaggtgatggtctagtggttaaggcccagaagatcctgggttcaaatccccgcctgactggaaaatcactaagggcccttgggcaaggtctttaatcccctattgctcccggtgtgtagtgagcaccctgacatcggggtgaatgtgaggcataattgtaaagcgctttgagcgtctgatgcagatggaaaagcactatataaatgcagtccatttaccattctggaTTTTATAAATGCCCTGCACACTACAAACAACACTTCTTAATAATAGAGACATGCTCTGTCAGCACTATTCCAGTGGGCTAGGAACCGATATAGCAATCTGAAAAAATGTCTTGTGTATTAAACTgggtgtttttgtgttttctttgtatGGTTGATATTAATTTttaacttggaaagttcttaattAAAATGCATTTAAACTCGGGCACAAAGTACTGAATTGGTATTATTTTGATCTTTGTTACAGATATGCCAGCCTGTACTTCTGCTGTGCCATAGAAGACCAAGACAATGAGCTTATCACACTGGAGATCATCCACAGATATGTGGAACTGCTGGATAAGTACTTTGGCAGTGTGCGTTACAGTGTTGTGTtccattatattttttttttgagacGAGTCAAAATTCATCTTATTAACAGTTGATATTTATTTTGGGTGTAATAGGTTTGTGAGTTGGACATTATTTTCAACTTTGAGAAGGCGTACTTCATTCTGGATGAGTTCTTGCTTGGTGGGGAGGCTCAAGAGACTTCTAAAAAGAATGTATTGAAGGCCATTGAGCAGGCTGACCTGCTACAGGAGGTATGTTGAACTCAAACCAGCAacaaaaattcattatttgttgccACTTGATAATTAATTTTTCATAATTGCTAACATTTCTGAATCTTTACAACAAATATATGTTGGAAAGGGGAACAAAAGTGAAACATAACTAACATATAGTTAAGGTCTGTTTCTAAGGGTGTCCAAATGTGAGTTCGGAGAATAGTATTTGATTTGGGCATTTTATGAAGGATCTGTgtcataataatagtaataatttgtttgtatagtgaaaaaaaaatgtgcttaACAACAGTTTAGACTGTATATCACtcacaaaagcaaacaaaattaACCCTGATCCACACAAGTCCGGTTGTTTTATCGCATAGACTTGTTTCACCTCATCTCTCTACTTTCCCATCTCTGATGCACTTCTAAAAGCATGAAGCAGAGCCAGTTTtaatatttcttttctttttttttcttttacagcaCATTAGCATGCTCTTGTAGTTTAAAATACCATTTCCCCATAACATGCCACCACTCAAACATTTTATACAGTGCACTCCAAAAGTatcggaacacttggtatttcacacattttaatttgtttatgccatttcaaatacaaaacataatttataattgatgtaaataaagtccaagacatattcagtgacttggaaatgttcatgtatccttcccctgacttgtctgaaggaaactgtcaataaaactgactaattacaggtattataccaaaacattccattacttatgcaacccatcatcttggcttttatatttttaattaatttatatctacttgtagaGATCTGCTTTTATTTTGAGGATCATAAGTTTAgattttttctatttatttatttatgtatttttttgtatttgaaatggcataaactattaaaatatgtgaaatatcaaCTGTAGACATTGTAGATCCAACTGAATTTCATCTGTGATGACTTCAGCTGAGTCATGTTATTTTTGACTGACTGTAGCAGGAAATGAATAACATTTTAATAGTGATAATGTTTTGTTAGCTTTACTTTGTTGTTAAAGTGTACTGCTTTTCAGGAAGCAGCAGTCTGGGGTTTTTGTCAACTTGAAACCATTTGTTTAAAAAACACTTTGATTTTACCATATTTTCACATTGATGTTATTCAGCTGTTTAACATATTTAAATAGCTTAAGTATgagaggttttaaaaatgttttatgaGTGTATTGTGAAACACAAGAAAAATATTTGAAATCGTTTGACAGCAACATTTTCTGACTTGGTATTGAAAGCAAATTGTCAGTATCACAAAATTCAGATTGGGAACCAAAACTATCTAATCAGTACCTTCACTATCCCCTCAAAGGTCTGCTCAGGGAAGAGTTGGAAACGTCTATTAAAAATTATCTTGTTAAGACTGAGGAGTGAATACAAATTTCAGGTGTTTTGATGCTTTATTTTGCTGGAACAATGTCTTTTCAGATGTTGACTGGTGGTAATTTGTCACCATTGTAATTTAAAACTTCAATAAAGATATTTTATAAAACCTGAAATCAGAAAAAGTAtataaaatgcaaaaaagaaaagaaaaacccaactcAGATTCTTAGTTacgttgacttctgtttcattgcagacagtatgaacccaagatatttcatattttgtgtggtcaacttcatataGATTATTTAACatctattcctgcatttaaggcctgtaacACTATTTACCAGTCACTCTACCTGAGGGCTAGAGTGTTGAACTGTTCTCATTAAGATAGGAAACATTTTACTTAAATTTGATTGGAagcatttaaaaatacattataaCTATACATTTACTTAAAGGCAGAGAGATTTTTTATGTCTGCAAATATATTAACCATGAAAGATTTTAACTTCTGTCAACATTTTGCAAAAATACAAGTACAGCAGATATGTCAAAGCTGTTATTTTGGCTTACCCAAAGGGAAGCACACATCTTAGAATAGTTTTGTAAAAGCTGCTACACCTGTATACAATTGTCCTCAGAAGGAATCTTATACAGGTTTATTGGAGCTAAAACACATTgttaaattgtaatttattttaaCATGACACTCAAATGAATCTTTGTTGTTTTGTCAAACTCTTAATTATAAAAGTAATTATTGAGGTCTTTGTCATTTATTTTGGTTTCAcacccccgagtgaaaacaagggagcaaccagaGGGACTTCACTTACATGGTTTGGCTTTCTGATGGTCTGTGAtcgacggtgcatctggaaagtattcacagcacttcactttttccacattttatattacagccttattccaaaatggatgaaattaattttagtcaaaattctactcaaaataccccataatgacaatgtgaaaaagtttttttttttctgaaatttttgcaaatttattaaaaataaaaaactaagaaatcacatgggcgtaagtattcacagcctttgtcatgaagctcagaattgcgctgtggtgcctcctgtttccactgatcatccctcagatgtttctacatcttaattagAGTAATTAagcttacataccctggcagattttttttttctgaaaattgacacttcctgtttaggacgccctgtaccatgagtgagcttcgcgccacTGCGACGCTTCACTTatatgaataaatttgcaaaaatttccaaaacatttttcctgttgtcattatggggtgttgagagtagaatgtttttttggggggtgggggtgggggactgaatttactccattttggaatttggctgtaacataaaatctggaaaaaatgaagcattgtgaatactttctggatgaactaTGCACTTCATTTTAAATTCATATCATGTTCGTCTGGCTATAAATTGATAGTAATAtgcattaaacaacagaatgtaaATCTAATAACAAGGGGAGTAGGTAGCCCAGTGGCCAAGGAGCACACCTGTTAATATGTAgacgtgggttcaaatcctgcacATGCTACCTTCCtgagtccttggacaagacacttaaactGCATAATCTACgttcacccagttgtaaatgggttccagccttggctggggatgtaAATGTGacacatcattgtaaagtgctttgagcatatgATAGATGGAAGACTGCTGTAGAAATGCAGTTCTTCTTGTTGAAGAAGCTTGAATATTTCTATAACCAGTGACCAGAACTTCGTAACATTAACTAGAGTAGGTGTAATCAACCGGGCATTGGATGAAATCAAAGGGGAGTGTAGTTATTAGTCCTGCGTAATGTTGCTGGTGCAAGTGATCTCACTAGACTTGATGTTGATGATTCCTTATGACCAtgttagagagaaaactgacccacctttcgtcaaaaagtgacagctgccaatcaaaatcgactacgtcactaagccccgccccctctatgacgtcgcagccaatcagaatcgatgacgtcactatgtcccgcccctaagcccctcccctagtcccgcctccaagccccgccccttatgacggcacagccaatcataatcgatgacgtcactgtgccccgcccctaagccccacccctagtcccgcctccgagcccccgcccttatgacgtcacatccaatcagagttgatgacgtcagtatgccccgcccccagctcctcccctagttccgcccctggctcctcccctagccccgccccaagctcctcccctaaccccggccaagcaccgcctccaagccatacctcccctcccacccagggtctaatattttaatgtcattttatttcatgaattaaagaatgattaaaaatacctagatctttttaatgtattaaagaattaactaattctgaaataattaaacataaatcagtgtctattatttaatgcccctttaatatttttaattcttaaattattacgtttccttttctgttttttaattcgtaaattaaagaagggaaacaaatagccgtctctcggctgtaagtctttgcagcaagacggtcaaatacccacgcatagagccgctcgcggaaacatgaccccacggctgtaaaacctgttgcagacgctaactgtctgtgtgagtgcgtgtgtgtgtgtgtgcgtgtgtgtgtgtgtagcgggacacccgctgagcggagatgctgccccgaggtgatgaacccgaagaacaatgaacaatgctccttatcacttacgccaaacggtgttttttagagcaaaaggtaaggactTACGCCctgcggacgaagaagggtttaaaaatcccctttccgacgacagagtgacatacagcattcaccatggcgagacgaactccgatcctccgctacatctgcgagaccccggttaacatcaccatgacaacagaaggctcgctcgctccaaaaaaagcgaggatgtacgtcagccgtctgagccagccgataccggaggaagatctgacgtacagcctggaggggcacgaacgtttaacttacacgttcgacccgtattatgcccaagtaagtttcttcactctggccgagggtgagactgccactcgaggaaccccacgggtggcgcttacttccgccgattggggtgtcttctccgcggcggcaggctcgatgattcgcgacacggtcaaccctgaacctccaggagatcggacgccggaaaagaagaaaacacgcttccaactcacctggctcagcacccaggggcctcgctatagggtgatattccagcgtggacctcctgacactgtctctgagggtgaaattaagttggagcgggttagtgccagcggccacgtcagaagcgtcacagctgcggctgagagctggcatgagatgttcaacacctgcaacgacaggattacgggcctccttacaaggtgcctggcctggagggacgttatcgaagtccgaaaaaacttggcccctctttttacttaaaaaaaaataaaaataaataaataaataaataataaaaaaaaaaaaactctgacgtagctcctccccgcatgcacggggatttctataaaaaccaggggaccacatctcattcaagcatcggacgacgaaccagcatgagctcctcaacctctcccattgcagcggccgacgacatcgcttgtgactgcgcgctcgactgtggaagagacctgtcgtccctgagccaggcttcacggacccgcggcgggaacgagagcccgtggggagttcagctcgaggcggtctggggcgagatccatccttctcacgcgctttccagcccgggaggtgtggggtctcttcccgctgtcacggaggccgcgagtccgcgggaggtacaagacctcgagccggctgagaaatacgccacatctttcgcatctgaccggcctgacgggttcctgtcagaggaattcctgaaaacggtgaaagtcggcgtggcacacttacttttggctgtgatcaaaagttacagacaaaaactctgttacgggtgtgagatcgatcaccccagccagcgccagcacgaatgcctggacccgttaaatgaatatttctttaccggacattttgagagattaatggtgagactctggagaccgaccttcatcccggctgtggtaaagctcctagcccagcgcctCCTCAACcaatcggctgcgagggttcagggggtggtagaaaacatcctcactgagctgaaatacactgataatttttgaagcaaagatcaacgaactgtacacatgtttcggtgaagacgcagatctcgacctggaggggatggtagccgtctataacccagacgactgaagaaaaacctgcttttttttgtttgtttttttaaatatcattatattgttttacagtcatgggtaattgtgtgatgattctctttcaaagcttgcgggaagtttatattatacgtggactctcgtataagctggagcgggtagtcattcgcaggctggagatcccagacgccccgccttcatgcgctttggagagggtcttcgacgttatcagacgtcgccccgggcccggagtctggacagatcatatctacagcgcggctctccattcatctgaaaaatctctgtacaacgtattactgaaaatctctgttttgaccactgacgattttacacggtgtaatacgatgcatctgcttacattatacactctgtttgtggatgtgatagcgtgccgggtgaaacagatgggggtgtccagaggggagattgttcctacacttttacagctgaatactgaaataaaccgtaaatgcgggggagatgtattactgagagttttccagttttgtacgtgaacgtatgcttttttccttcacgtatgctgtgtttactaaacatgaacaattgcttttttctctgtgtgtgactttaatgaatgtaataaagcacatattctaaaccttatacgacctgtgttctttcctataatattgttgaaaaagggtgaaatgtttttcatattgcaagacagtcatacaaacgaggttttggtggaaaaaaggtgctcgtatgaattaatgaggggttttaacgcggtctcattaaaagctcgaggctgctctgtgagcgctctccgcggtgctgaatcagagttcaatttaacgtttccaagagctgctatttaaaacgtatacttttttccttcacgcatgttgtgtttaataaacatgaacaattgcttttttctctgtgtgtgactttaatgaatgtaataaagcatatattctaaaccttatacagcctgtgttctttcttataatgttgaaaaagggtgaaatgttttacaaatcaaatttatatagtgccaaaaccacaacaaaacagttgcctcaaggcgcttcatattgcaagacagagtcatacaaacgaggttttggtggaaaaaaggtgctcgtatgaattaatgaggggttttaacacggtcttattaaaagttcgaggctgctctgtgagcgctctccgcggtgctgaatcagagttcaatttaacgtttccaagagctcctatttaaaacaaaagactaatatttatggtcgctaaaacacataaaaatgcaaaaggactatccggttcatcattctgaagagatccgtcttaaaagatgggtgatgagggtttaatgaaggatgtatattatagtccggtaaatccggggagttttggagggccggagcgtttacacAGGGCTATGACCGATCAACAcggctctaaaattcgtatgaagcatatcagagatttcctgtcgggggaagatgcatacacattacacaaacctgccaggacgcattttccaagaaatagagtatttgtcacaaacccgcttaaccaatttcaggcggatttatgcgacatgcaagggttatcagattttaacgacgggtacaagtacctgctgaccgttatcgatatcttctcaaaaaaagcgtatgccagacctctgaagtcaaagcaagggcgcgaagtctcacaggcctttgcttcactcttaaagcagagcggggtgcctctgaagatgcagactgatgccaggaaagagttttttaacaaaccgttcaaggatttaatgaaaaaacaccggattctacattttgccaccgcaagtgatctgaaagcctcggttgtcgagaggtttaatcgcacgctaaagacgagaatgtggagatattttactgctaaaaacgcgagaagatacatcgacgtcctaccgtctttactcacggcttataacga
The nucleotide sequence above comes from Thalassophryne amazonica chromosome 10, fThaAma1.1, whole genome shotgun sequence. Encoded proteins:
- the LOC117519257 gene encoding AP-1 complex subunit sigma-2 isoform X5, encoding MMQFMLLFSRQGKLRLQKWYVPLSDKEKKKITRELVQTVLARKPKMCSFLEWRDLKIVYKRYASLYFCCAIEDQDNELITLEIIHRYVELLDKYFGSVCELDIIFNFEKAYFILDEFLLGGEAQETSKKNVLKAIEQADLLQENIDFQMRLFAALS
- the LOC117519257 gene encoding AP-1 complex subunit sigma-2 isoform X6; the protein is MMQFMLLFSRQGKLRLQKWYVPLSDKEKKKITRELVQTVLARKPKMCSFLEWRDLKIVYKRYASLYFCCAIEDQDNELITLEIIHRYVELLDKYFGSVCELDIIFNFEKAYFILDEFLLGGEAQETSKKNVLKAIEQADLLQEPCHEYFNVPVY
- the LOC117519257 gene encoding AP-1 complex subunit sigma-2 isoform X4; amino-acid sequence: MMQFMLLFSRQGKLRLQKWYVPLSDKEKKKITRELVQTVLARKPKMCSFLEWRDLKIVYKRYASLYFCCAIEDQDNELITLEIIHRYVELLDKYFGSVCELDIIFNFEKAYFILDEFLLGGEAQETSKKNVLKAIEQADLLQESQSEDWGSLPNEENL
- the LOC117519257 gene encoding AP-1 complex subunit sigma-2 isoform X3, which encodes MMQFMLLFSRQGKLRLQKWYVPLSDKEKKKITRELVQTVLARKPKMCSFLEWRDLKIVYKRYASLYFCCAIEDQDNELITLEIIHRYVELLDKYFGSVCELDIIFNFEKAYFILDEFLLGGEAQETSKKNVLKAIEQADLLQEEAETPRSVLEEIGLT
- the LOC117519257 gene encoding AP-1 complex subunit sigma-2 isoform X2, which codes for MMQFMLLFSRQGKLRLQKWYVPLSDKEKKKITRELVQTVLARKPKMCSFLEWRDLKIVYKRYASLYFCCAIEDQDNELITLEIIHRYVELLDKYFGSVCELDIIFNFEKAYFILDEFLLGGEAQETSKKNVLKAIEQADLLQEDAKEAETPRSVLEEIGLT